A region from the Wansuia hejianensis genome encodes:
- a CDS encoding helix-turn-helix domain-containing protein yields MDEKRFNTLRLLGITISYYRKARGYTQAQLAEEVNISRTHMSNIEAPNAKTSVSLNLLMDIADALDIPVKCLFDFESKEF; encoded by the coding sequence ATGGACGAAAAGCGTTTTAATACTCTCCGGCTGCTGGGAATCACTATCTCTTACTACCGCAAAGCTCGTGGCTATACTCAGGCGCAGCTGGCTGAAGAAGTTAACATCAGCCGTACGCACATGAGTAATATAGAAGCACCGAATGCAAAGACCTCTGTCTCACTGAATCTTCTGATGGATATCGCAGATGCATTGGATATCCCGGTAAAATGCCTGTTTGATTTTGAGAGCAAAGAATTTTAA
- a CDS encoding Hpt domain-containing protein, protein MTVEEFYAAVGGDYEGVLGRLRSEERLRKFAVKFLSDPSYEKLCEALKSENYEDAFRAAHTLKGVCQNLGFTRLYESSSVLTEALRDGEGHYGAGMLEQVERDYREMVEAVRMLQSENEN, encoded by the coding sequence ATGACGGTTGAAGAATTCTACGCCGCAGTCGGCGGCGATTATGAGGGGGTACTGGGCAGGCTGCGCAGTGAAGAGCGGCTCAGAAAGTTCGCTGTCAAATTTCTGTCTGATCCCAGCTATGAGAAATTGTGTGAAGCCCTGAAGTCAGAGAATTATGAAGATGCGTTCCGCGCGGCTCATACGCTGAAAGGTGTTTGCCAGAATCTGGGTTTTACCAGGCTGTATGAATCCAGCAGCGTGCTGACAGAAGCCCTCCGGGACGGGGAGGGCCATTACGGGGCCGGCATGTTGGAGCAGGTGGAACGAGACTACCGGGAAATGGTAGAAGCGGTCAGAATGCTGCAGTCAGAGAATGAAAATTAA
- a CDS encoding NAD(P)-binding protein translates to MSRLSIVTQNEAQTTVEGLYKDLERRVVASPPGLCPVDLATSFLRMCHAQSCGKCVPCRIGLGQLEELMESVLDGKAELKTIDVIEKTAESIFYSADCAIGIEAARMVLKGIRGFRGDFIEHIQNGRCSGSQEQPVPCVAQCPAGVDIPGYIALIRAGRYTDAVRLIRKDNPLPATCGLICEHPCEVRCRRTMVDDPINIRGLKRFAVEHSDEILPPKKMRPTGKKVTVIGGGPGGLSAAYYLALAGHEVTIYEQRKQLGGMLRYGIPNYRLPRKILDREIQGLLDAGIEVHTDVRVGDDISIADIREACDAMYVAIGAHVDKKIGIEGEDADGVLSAVEMLRHIGDDEMPDFTGMDVVVVGGGNVAMDVARSAVRLGAKSVRIAYRRRKVDMTALPEEVEGAIAEGCEVVDLHAPLRIEKDENGKVAALWVKPQMVGEIRGGRPAPVDSSLPEVRMECDRVLVAIGQGIDSLRFGEYGIPIKRGAIEAFDWSGVKDTEGVFAGGDCVTGPATVIRAIAAGKVAAANIDEYLGFHHRMKNDVDIPPVRLDDFNTIGRINMKERPAEERARDFELMECGMTEEEACQEAGRCLRCDHFGFGVFRGGRVEKW, encoded by the coding sequence ATGAGCAGATTGAGTATTGTTACACAAAACGAGGCACAGACCACAGTAGAAGGGTTGTACAAGGACTTAGAGCGCAGAGTAGTTGCAAGCCCGCCCGGACTATGTCCGGTCGATCTTGCAACTTCTTTTTTACGAATGTGCCACGCGCAGTCCTGTGGTAAATGCGTGCCATGCCGTATTGGTCTGGGACAGCTGGAAGAGCTGATGGAATCTGTACTTGATGGGAAGGCGGAGCTGAAGACCATTGACGTTATTGAGAAGACGGCAGAAAGCATATTTTATTCGGCTGACTGTGCCATTGGCATAGAGGCTGCGAGGATGGTTCTGAAGGGAATCAGAGGATTCAGAGGGGATTTTATCGAGCATATTCAGAACGGCAGATGCTCCGGTTCCCAGGAACAGCCGGTGCCCTGTGTGGCGCAGTGTCCGGCAGGAGTGGATATTCCCGGATATATTGCGCTGATCCGGGCGGGCAGGTATACAGACGCGGTGCGGCTGATCAGAAAGGACAACCCGCTGCCGGCGACCTGCGGCCTGATCTGCGAGCATCCCTGTGAGGTGCGCTGCCGCCGTACCATGGTGGACGACCCTATTAACATCAGGGGATTGAAGCGTTTTGCGGTGGAGCATTCAGACGAGATCCTGCCTCCGAAGAAGATGCGGCCTACGGGCAAGAAGGTTACTGTCATCGGCGGAGGCCCCGGGGGCTTGAGCGCAGCCTATTATCTGGCGCTGGCCGGCCATGAGGTGACTATTTATGAACAGCGAAAGCAGCTTGGCGGAATGTTACGTTATGGTATTCCCAACTACCGTCTGCCCAGGAAGATACTGGACCGGGAGATCCAGGGGCTTCTCGACGCCGGAATAGAGGTACATACGGATGTGAGAGTAGGAGACGACATCTCAATTGCCGATATCCGTGAAGCCTGTGACGCCATGTATGTGGCCATAGGGGCGCATGTGGACAAGAAGATAGGGATAGAAGGAGAGGACGCGGACGGCGTGCTCTCGGCGGTAGAGATGCTCCGCCACATCGGCGACGATGAAATGCCTGATTTCACCGGCATGGACGTTGTGGTAGTCGGGGGAGGCAATGTGGCTATGGACGTGGCCCGCTCTGCGGTGCGGCTGGGAGCGAAGTCTGTCCGGATTGCTTACCGGAGGAGAAAGGTTGATATGACCGCTCTGCCGGAAGAGGTCGAGGGCGCGATAGCAGAGGGCTGCGAAGTTGTTGATCTGCATGCCCCGTTGAGGATTGAGAAGGATGAGAACGGCAAAGTGGCCGCGCTTTGGGTGAAGCCTCAGATGGTGGGAGAGATCAGGGGCGGACGTCCGGCGCCGGTGGATTCCAGCTTGCCAGAGGTGCGCATGGAATGCGACCGTGTGCTGGTGGCCATTGGACAGGGGATAGATTCCCTGAGGTTCGGAGAATACGGAATTCCTATCAAACGAGGGGCGATTGAGGCCTTTGACTGGAGTGGTGTGAAAGATACGGAAGGGGTGTTCGCCGGAGGAGACTGCGTGACAGGACCCGCAACCGTTATCCGCGCCATTGCAGCAGGCAAGGTAGCTGCGGCAAATATCGACGAATATCTGGGCTTCCATCACAGGATGAAAAATGATGTGGATATACCTCCTGTACGCCTGGATGATTTTAATACCATCGGCAGGATTAATATGAAGGAACGCCCGGCCGAGGAGAGAGCCAGGGACTTTGAACTGATGGAGTGCGGAATGACGGAAGAAGAGGCCTGCCAGGAAGCGGGCCGTTGTCTGCGTTGCGATCATTTCGGATTCGGAGTATTTAGAGGAGGCAGAGTTGAGAAATGGTAA
- a CDS encoding GGDEF/HDGYP domain-containing response regulator, with protein MVKRTENRQKILVVDDSEINRSILADMLGDEFEILEAEDGAEAVAELRNYGTDIDLVLLDIVMPKMDGFDVLAMMNKYHWIEEVPVIMISAENASSYVERAYELGVTDYISRPFDSLVVRRRVVNTIMLYAKQKKLIDLVTDQIYERQKSSSLMINILSHIVEFRNEESGLHVLHINTMTELLLNRLIQKGNPYHLNRSDVYLISTASSLHDIGKIDIPEKILNKPGKLTAEEFEIMKRHSLIGASMLEKLSVYQDEPLIRVAYEICRWHHERYDGRGYPDGLKGEEIPISAQVVSLADVYDALTSDRVYKKAYTHEKAVQMILNGECGAFSPLLLECMTDIADNIQIELQVSSLDRNNQREMRKVAEEMLQHEELAVSERTLRLLEHERTKYQFFASMSQEIQFEYSAVPSMVTISGWGARRLGLNEIIMDPLNDSKVFVSMDREKMEEYIRVIHKATPEEPVVQFDCEMIIGGEKRWNRIICRVMYSAEEPPQYMGVIGKVVDIHEEHTQLIDLKHMAAHDALTGLLNHTHAKALISESLRKNPDTQYAVMILDLDFFKDANDRFGHVFGDHVLKYMADKLRQSIRSGDLAARVGGDEFLIFLEYQTGLEATAERIFRSLGGAYKEFPISVSMGIASTETVGRTYEMLFQRADQALYAGKRDGRGRYYFYDDSMKEMFSVISSIDGAGKGESV; from the coding sequence ATGGTGAAAAGAACAGAGAACAGGCAGAAAATCCTGGTTGTCGACGATTCTGAAATCAACCGGTCTATTCTGGCGGATATGCTGGGGGACGAATTTGAGATCCTGGAAGCGGAAGACGGCGCAGAAGCAGTAGCCGAACTGAGAAATTACGGAACAGACATAGACCTGGTTCTATTGGATATCGTAATGCCTAAAATGGACGGGTTTGACGTCTTGGCAATGATGAACAAATATCACTGGATTGAAGAAGTTCCGGTGATCATGATCTCTGCCGAGAATGCCTCTTCTTATGTGGAACGGGCTTATGAACTGGGAGTGACAGATTATATCAGCCGGCCTTTTGATTCACTGGTGGTGCGGCGCCGGGTGGTCAATACGATCATGCTGTATGCGAAGCAGAAGAAGCTCATAGATCTGGTTACGGATCAGATCTATGAGAGGCAGAAGAGCAGCAGCCTGATGATCAATATTCTGAGCCATATCGTAGAATTCCGGAATGAAGAAAGCGGCCTGCATGTGCTTCACATCAACACGATGACGGAACTGCTCTTGAACCGTTTAATCCAAAAAGGAAATCCCTATCACCTGAACCGTTCAGATGTCTATCTGATCAGTACGGCCTCTTCCCTTCATGATATCGGAAAAATCGATATACCTGAAAAGATACTGAACAAACCGGGCAAGCTGACTGCAGAAGAATTTGAGATCATGAAACGGCATTCCCTGATCGGAGCTTCCATGCTGGAGAAGCTGTCCGTCTATCAGGACGAGCCTCTGATCAGAGTTGCCTATGAAATATGCCGCTGGCATCATGAACGGTATGACGGCAGGGGATATCCGGATGGCCTGAAGGGGGAAGAGATCCCTATTTCAGCACAGGTGGTCTCTCTGGCGGATGTGTATGATGCGCTGACCAGCGACAGGGTTTACAAAAAAGCTTATACTCATGAAAAAGCGGTCCAGATGATTCTGAACGGGGAATGCGGGGCTTTCAGCCCGCTGCTGTTGGAATGCATGACAGATATTGCCGATAACATACAGATAGAGCTTCAGGTAAGCTCCCTGGACCGGAATAATCAGAGAGAGATGCGAAAAGTGGCGGAGGAGATGCTGCAGCATGAAGAGCTGGCAGTTTCTGAAAGGACGCTGCGCCTGCTGGAGCATGAGCGGACCAAATACCAGTTCTTTGCTTCTATGTCACAGGAAATACAGTTTGAGTATTCGGCGGTGCCTTCTATGGTTACCATATCCGGCTGGGGAGCCCGGCGGCTGGGACTCAATGAAATCATCATGGACCCGCTGAATGACAGCAAGGTTTTTGTCAGCATGGACCGTGAGAAGATGGAAGAGTATATCCGCGTAATTCACAAGGCCACTCCGGAGGAACCCGTGGTGCAGTTTGACTGTGAGATGATCATCGGAGGGGAAAAACGCTGGAACCGGATTATCTGCCGTGTCATGTATTCGGCAGAAGAGCCACCTCAGTATATGGGAGTTATCGGCAAAGTCGTGGATATCCATGAGGAACACACGCAGCTTATTGATCTGAAGCATATGGCTGCGCATGATGCGCTGACGGGACTTCTGAACCACACCCATGCAAAAGCCCTCATCAGTGAGAGTCTCAGGAAAAATCCAGACACTCAGTATGCGGTGATGATTCTGGACCTGGATTTTTTCAAAGATGCGAATGACCGATTCGGACATGTGTTTGGGGATCATGTTCTGAAATATATGGCCGACAAACTGAGACAGAGCATCAGAAGCGGAGATCTGGCGGCGAGAGTCGGCGGAGATGAATTCCTGATCTTTCTGGAATATCAGACGGGGCTTGAGGCTACGGCGGAAAGGATTTTCCGGTCCCTGGGAGGGGCGTATAAGGAATTCCCGATTTCTGTCAGCATGGGGATAGCCAGCACAGAGACCGTGGGAAGAACCTATGAGATGCTGTTCCAGAGGGCAGATCAGGCTCTGTACGCGGGTAAGCGGGACGGCAGGGGGCGGTATTATTTTTACGATGATTCCATGAAAGAAATGTTTTCTGTTATCTCATCCATAGACGGTGCGGGGAAAGGAGAGAGCGTATGA
- a CDS encoding 4Fe-4S dicluster domain-containing protein: MRNLDTPLKKIRREVFKEISKVAFTSTPENFQDEIEAIPYHIVQERATYRESIYRERAVASERVRLAMGMSLRPENRAVHITAGMEDSNIDEKYYEPPLMQVIPSACDACEPNKYMVSNMCRGCVAHPCKQVCPKGAIRIQKGKSVIDQEKCIRCGKCKAVCPYDAISKMERPCSRACGVNAIGSDNQGRAAIDPQKCVSCGMCMVNCPFGAISDKSQIFQLSKAFREGKTIIAEVAPAFIGQFGPEVSPGKLKAALLKLGFAEVYEVALGADIGAVAEAHHYAEKVVTGELPFLLTSCCPSWSMLAKKYFPDLIESVSQELTPMVATARSIKKEHPDAQVVFIGPCAAKKLEASRTSVRSDVDFVITFEELLGMFDARDICPSGLEEDSSFHDATAAGRGYAAAGGVADAIGACLKEYYPEVEVHIEHAEGLADCKKILTLAKAGKIKGCLIEGMGCPGGCIGGAGTNAPIKEAQMVLKKYKAASSRKVPDADLIEIRLD, encoded by the coding sequence ATGAGAAATCTGGATACTCCTTTAAAAAAGATACGGCGGGAGGTTTTTAAAGAAATTTCAAAAGTGGCCTTTACATCCACTCCTGAAAATTTCCAGGACGAGATTGAAGCCATTCCCTATCACATTGTCCAGGAGAGGGCTACTTACCGGGAAAGTATTTACCGGGAGCGGGCCGTGGCCAGCGAACGTGTGCGCCTGGCGATGGGAATGTCTCTGCGGCCAGAGAACAGGGCGGTCCATATCACAGCGGGAATGGAAGACAGCAACATTGATGAGAAGTATTATGAGCCGCCGCTGATGCAGGTGATCCCTTCTGCCTGTGACGCCTGCGAGCCAAATAAATACATGGTCAGCAATATGTGCCGCGGCTGTGTGGCCCATCCCTGCAAGCAGGTGTGTCCGAAGGGCGCCATCAGGATACAGAAGGGCAAGTCCGTCATCGATCAGGAAAAGTGTATCCGCTGCGGTAAATGTAAGGCTGTGTGCCCCTATGATGCCATTTCGAAAATGGAGCGCCCCTGTTCCAGAGCCTGCGGGGTGAATGCGATTGGAAGCGACAACCAGGGCCGGGCGGCGATTGACCCTCAGAAATGTGTTTCCTGCGGTATGTGCATGGTGAACTGCCCCTTTGGGGCGATTTCTGACAAATCTCAGATTTTTCAGCTGTCGAAGGCTTTCCGTGAGGGAAAAACCATCATTGCTGAAGTGGCGCCTGCTTTCATCGGACAGTTCGGGCCGGAGGTATCACCGGGGAAATTGAAAGCAGCGCTGCTCAAACTGGGATTTGCAGAGGTCTACGAGGTTGCCCTGGGAGCAGATATCGGGGCAGTGGCGGAGGCGCACCATTATGCGGAAAAGGTAGTTACCGGAGAGCTTCCGTTTCTTCTGACGTCCTGCTGCCCGTCCTGGTCTATGCTGGCTAAAAAATATTTTCCGGATCTCATCGAAAGTGTGTCACAGGAGCTGACGCCCATGGTCGCCACGGCCCGAAGCATTAAAAAGGAGCATCCGGACGCTCAGGTGGTGTTTATAGGTCCCTGCGCGGCGAAGAAGCTGGAGGCATCCCGGACCAGCGTCCGCAGTGATGTGGATTTTGTGATTACCTTTGAAGAGCTTCTGGGGATGTTCGACGCCAGGGATATCTGTCCGTCCGGGCTGGAAGAGGATTCTTCCTTTCACGACGCTACGGCGGCCGGGAGAGGTTATGCGGCGGCAGGAGGTGTTGCGGATGCGATCGGCGCCTGCCTGAAGGAGTATTATCCGGAGGTGGAGGTGCATATCGAGCACGCTGAAGGGCTGGCGGACTGCAAGAAAATTCTCACGCTGGCAAAGGCCGGTAAAATCAAAGGCTGTCTGATAGAGGGCATGGGCTGTCCGGGAGGCTGTATTGGTGGAGCTGGGACAAACGCTCCCATAAAGGAAGCGCAGATGGTGTTAAAAAAATATAAAGCTGCATCCAGCAGGAAAGTGCCGGATGCGGATCTGATTGAAATACGGTTGGATTGA
- the xylB gene encoding xylulokinase — translation MYYIGIDLGTSAVKLLLMSGNGHIENIVSKDYPLYFPHPGWSEQNPEDWWTAVLAGLKELTEGFPADKVAGISFGGQMHGLVVLDGEDQVIRPAILWNDGRTAKQTDYLNQVIGKEKLSEYTANIAFAGFTAPKLLWMKEEEPENFSKIAKIMLPKDYIAYRLSGVHCTDYSDASGMLLLDVKNRKWSDEMIQICGIRREMLPDLYESYEAVGAILPEVAEQLGFSGQVKIVAGAGDNAAAAVGTGTVGDGKCNISLGTSGTIFISSKKFGVDEHNGLHSFDHADGHYHLMGCMLSAASCNKWWMDEIIGTDQYQEEQKEIRELGENHVFFLPYLMGERSPHNNPDARGLFIGMSMDTTRADMTQAVLEGVAFAIRDSFEIAKSLGIRIERTKICGGGAKSPLWKKIIANVLGLKVDVIETEEGPSYGGAILAAVACGEYGSVEEAAEKLIKVVDTIEPDAGLVRKYDERYEKFVKIYPAVRELYQELK, via the coding sequence ATGTATTATATTGGTATCGATTTAGGGACTTCTGCTGTAAAACTGCTTCTCATGAGCGGAAACGGACACATAGAGAACATTGTTTCTAAGGACTATCCGCTGTATTTTCCCCATCCCGGCTGGTCGGAACAGAATCCGGAGGACTGGTGGACAGCGGTGCTGGCCGGCCTGAAGGAGCTGACGGAGGGTTTTCCGGCAGATAAGGTGGCAGGGATCAGCTTCGGCGGACAGATGCACGGACTGGTGGTGCTGGACGGGGAGGATCAGGTCATACGGCCGGCGATCCTGTGGAATGACGGAAGGACAGCGAAACAGACCGACTATCTGAATCAGGTGATCGGGAAGGAAAAGCTTTCAGAATATACCGCGAATATCGCATTTGCAGGCTTTACGGCTCCGAAGCTGCTCTGGATGAAGGAAGAGGAGCCGGAGAATTTCTCAAAAATCGCGAAGATCATGCTGCCCAAGGATTACATAGCCTACAGGCTCTCAGGCGTTCACTGTACGGATTATTCAGATGCGTCCGGAATGCTGCTTCTGGATGTGAAGAACCGTAAATGGTCGGATGAGATGATTCAGATCTGCGGGATCAGAAGAGAGATGCTGCCTGATCTTTATGAAAGCTATGAGGCTGTAGGGGCAATCCTGCCGGAGGTAGCGGAACAGCTGGGGTTTTCCGGACAGGTCAAGATCGTGGCCGGCGCGGGGGACAACGCTGCCGCGGCGGTGGGCACAGGAACTGTTGGAGACGGAAAATGCAATATTTCGCTGGGAACCAGCGGCACGATTTTTATATCCAGCAAAAAATTCGGGGTGGACGAGCACAATGGCCTGCACTCCTTTGACCATGCGGACGGGCATTACCATCTGATGGGCTGTATGCTATCAGCCGCCTCGTGTAATAAATGGTGGATGGATGAGATCATTGGAACAGATCAATACCAGGAAGAGCAGAAGGAAATCAGAGAGCTGGGAGAAAACCATGTGTTCTTCCTTCCGTATCTGATGGGGGAGCGTTCGCCTCATAACAATCCGGATGCGAGAGGCTTGTTTATCGGAATGAGCATGGATACGACGAGGGCAGATATGACCCAGGCGGTGCTGGAGGGAGTTGCCTTTGCCATCCGGGATTCCTTTGAGATTGCCAAATCACTGGGCATTCGGATTGAACGGACGAAGATCTGCGGCGGCGGCGCAAAGAGCCCGCTGTGGAAGAAGATCATCGCCAATGTGTTGGGGCTGAAGGTAGATGTGATTGAGACCGAAGAGGGCCCGTCCTACGGCGGCGCGATTCTGGCGGCAGTCGCCTGCGGGGAATACGGATCTGTAGAAGAGGCGGCAGAAAAGCTGATTAAAGTGGTGGATACGATAGAGCCTGACGCCGGGCTTGTGCGTAAATACGATGAGCGGTATGAAAAGTTCGTGAAGATCTATCCGGCCGTCAGAGAGCTGTACCAGGAACTTAAGTGA
- a CDS encoding cupin domain-containing protein, with product MEIRRVENMAGGKGHVIIKDLLGEKELNGKCRMYAEVTVEPGCSLGYHEHHGESETFYILQGFGDFDDNGTVRQVKPGDVTFTPSGSGHALVNTGVSNLIFMALIILD from the coding sequence ATGGAGATCAGACGCGTGGAGAACATGGCCGGAGGAAAGGGCCATGTGATCATCAAGGACCTGCTGGGAGAGAAGGAATTGAATGGTAAGTGCCGTATGTATGCGGAGGTTACAGTGGAGCCGGGCTGTTCCCTGGGCTATCATGAACATCATGGGGAAAGCGAAACCTTCTATATCCTTCAGGGATTTGGAGATTTTGACGATAACGGGACAGTGCGTCAGGTGAAGCCGGGAGACGTGACCTTTACCCCCAGTGGCAGCGGCCACGCCCTGGTGAATACCGGGGTATCCAACCTGATTTTTATGGCATTAATTATCCTGGACTAA
- a CDS encoding sodium ion-translocating decarboxylase subunit beta, whose product MEFLIEGFQNVTWQQVVMYGIGILLIWLAIKKEYEPALLLPMGFGAILVNLPLSGVIDQVLEGVGNTPGIIQWLFHVGIEASEVFPILLFIGIGAMIDFGPLLSNPIMFLFGAGAQFGIFAAIALACVFGFDLKDAASIGIIGAADGPTSILVSQMLQSRYVGAIAVAAYSYMALVPIVQPFAIRLVTTKKERRIHMEYNPGSVSKPMRIAFPIVVTIIVGFVAPQSVALVGFLMFGNLIRECGVLQTLSDTAQNNLANLITLLLGITISFSMKADQFVRVDTLMIMAIGLFAFVMDTIGGVLLAKFLNLFRKKKINPMVGGAGISAFPMSSRVIQKMAMEEDPTNIILMHAAGANVSGQIASVIAGGMVINLVTQFL is encoded by the coding sequence ATGGAGTTTCTAATTGAAGGATTTCAAAACGTCACGTGGCAGCAGGTTGTCATGTACGGGATCGGGATTCTGCTGATCTGGCTGGCGATCAAGAAGGAGTATGAGCCGGCGCTTCTGCTGCCCATGGGATTTGGCGCGATTCTTGTGAATCTGCCGCTGTCAGGTGTGATTGACCAGGTCCTGGAGGGCGTAGGGAATACCCCTGGCATCATTCAATGGCTGTTTCATGTGGGAATAGAAGCGTCAGAAGTTTTTCCCATCCTGTTGTTTATCGGGATCGGCGCGATGATCGATTTCGGCCCCCTGCTGTCCAATCCCATCATGTTCCTGTTTGGTGCGGGCGCACAGTTCGGTATATTTGCCGCGATTGCGCTGGCATGCGTCTTTGGATTTGACCTGAAGGACGCGGCGTCCATCGGTATCATCGGTGCGGCAGACGGCCCCACCTCGATTCTGGTATCGCAGATGCTGCAATCCCGGTATGTGGGGGCGATAGCGGTGGCAGCCTATTCCTATATGGCACTGGTGCCCATCGTGCAGCCATTTGCCATCCGGCTGGTCACCACCAAGAAGGAGCGGAGAATCCATATGGAGTATAATCCTGGTTCCGTGAGCAAGCCGATGCGGATCGCATTTCCGATCGTGGTTACAATCATCGTCGGATTTGTAGCTCCCCAGTCGGTGGCTCTGGTCGGGTTCCTGATGTTCGGAAATCTGATACGGGAATGCGGAGTGCTTCAGACTCTGTCAGATACGGCGCAGAACAACCTGGCGAACCTGATCACGCTGCTTCTGGGGATCACCATATCCTTCAGCATGAAAGCAGATCAGTTTGTAAGGGTGGATACACTGATGATTATGGCAATCGGCCTGTTTGCCTTCGTGATGGATACTATCGGAGGCGTACTGCTTGCTAAATTCCTGAATCTGTTCAGGAAGAAGAAAATCAATCCGATGGTGGGAGGAGCGGGTATTTCTGCGTTCCCCATGTCATCCCGCGTCATTCAGAAAATGGCAATGGAGGAAGACCCCACGAATATCATTCTGATGCATGCTGCAGGTGCGAATGTATCAGGACAGATCGCGTCGGTGATCGCAGGCGGAATGGTAATTAATCTGGTCACCCAGTTCTTGTAA
- a CDS encoding tRNA threonylcarbamoyladenosine dehydratase, translating into MECPFTRTEILLGREAMERLSRARVILFGVGGVGGHVAEALVRSGVGGLVLVDHDTVSLTNLNRQIIATHSTLGKYKVDVMKERALDINPQAEIEARRCFFLPENQDSFDFSEYTYVVDAVDTVTAKLAIIEKAKKEGVPVISSMGAGNKLDPTRFRVADISETSVCPLAKVMRRELKKRNIRNVKVVYSQEEPVKSVAEGTGLPGVTKAVPGSTAFVPSVAGLIIAGEIIKEIAGSDLPASGR; encoded by the coding sequence ATGGAGTGTCCATTTACAAGGACAGAAATCTTATTGGGCAGGGAAGCCATGGAAAGACTCTCGCGGGCAAGAGTGATCCTATTCGGCGTCGGCGGCGTCGGCGGCCATGTGGCGGAAGCGTTGGTCCGCAGCGGCGTCGGCGGCCTGGTGCTGGTAGACCATGACACGGTCAGCCTGACAAATCTGAACCGTCAGATCATAGCCACCCACAGCACGCTGGGAAAATATAAAGTGGATGTGATGAAAGAGAGGGCCCTGGACATCAACCCCCAGGCTGAGATTGAGGCCAGACGCTGTTTTTTCCTGCCGGAGAATCAGGATTCTTTTGATTTCTCTGAGTATACCTATGTGGTTGACGCTGTGGATACAGTCACCGCCAAGCTGGCGATCATCGAAAAAGCGAAAAAGGAGGGCGTGCCGGTCATCAGTTCCATGGGGGCGGGAAATAAGCTGGACCCGACGAGATTCCGGGTGGCAGACATCAGTGAGACGTCTGTCTGCCCGCTGGCAAAAGTGATGCGCAGGGAACTGAAAAAAAGAAATATCCGAAATGTGAAGGTGGTATATTCACAAGAAGAGCCAGTTAAATCTGTTGCAGAGGGAACCGGACTCCCAGGCGTGACAAAAGCGGTGCCGGGCAGTACGGCTTTTGTCCCATCAGTGGCCGGACTGATAATCGCCGGAGAAATTATTAAAGAAATCGCAGGATCAGACTTGCCTGCATCAGGCCGGTGA